ATGCATCCATGAGCAGGTCCGCAGGCCGCTCCTCCCAGGTTGAGGTCGACACAGCCGAGGCAGCGGGTCTCCTCCGAGTTCATCACAGTGCAGGCACAGGCAACCCACGCTTGGTGCACCCGCTCGTACCACTCCAGGTCAGCGAGATTCGCCGCCAGGGAGAACCCCTCGACGGGCCAGCGGCCCCCGCCGAAGACGAGGAGCCGCTCCCGACTGGCAACGACGGCGTCATCAAACTCGGCATCCGTTCTGCAAAGAGAGTGCGGGATAACTTGTGAGAGACTGGGGGGACGGGCGCATCGGCGAGGCACCAGGCAGCAGTACCTCCGTGGCTTGTGGGGCAGAGGGCAATCGACTCTTCGCTGCGCTCACGCTGGCAGAGCCAGGTGGCAGACCGGCGGGTGTCCCACGGTACGTCCGTGGGTGAGCGGGCGGCTCACTGGCCAGGAACGGGGGCTTCGGCAGGGGACCAGCGTCACACACGCGGGGCCCCCTCCGGACCCAGGGGGTGTGAATGTCGGGGCAGAGAACCCGCTGGCCGCGCGAATCGCGCCTGTTCTTCTGGCCGTGGCCCCGTTCCCGGCGGTTCACCGACCTGCTGGCCGGAGGTACACGAAAACGACCTCCCGATACGCGCTGCCGCCCCAACGGGAGCTCGCTTCCTCCCCGCACTCGCCCATGAGGACGAAGCGGCAGAACGAGAGCTGTTCGCCCGTGGGCAGCTGGGCGCCCGACGGTAGCGCGCACACCCGGTCACGCAAGACCCGGTCTGCCGCCTCCCGCGCGGTCTTGCGGCCCGAGCACACGCAGGCCACCGGGACCGGCAGGAACAGGTTGCCGAAGAACCCGCCCTCGAACAGGGAGAACGCCGCGCGCTCCTCGGGCGTTGTCCGGAAAAAAGCCGGAGCCGGTTGGCTCGCCCGCATGGAGATGGGCACCGACCTCCCGAAGAAGTTGGTCCGCGCCAACAGGCAGGCAGAGACCCAGCGTTCCTCGGAAGGCGTCATCCCGCGGTCCAGCCACTCCGGGGCCAAGCCCGCCTGACCCGCGAAGGTGTACTCGACCCCCAGGACGGTGGTGAACAGCTCGACCCCCTCCGGCAGCGCACAGCCGATCAGGTAGGACAGTTGAGCCCGCCGGTCGGGGTGATCGGCGAGGTGGGGATCGGCCAGTGGGCGGCGAACGGCGGGTCCAGCGGAAGCCGGGGGCAGCGAGGCGAGAACGAGGTGTGGCCGGGAGGAAGATTTTTTTTAGCCAGCGCGTGCCGTCCCAGTTGGAAGAAGTTCAGCCCCTGGGGGGCGGGTCCCACCACACCCCGAGCCGGCAGGCTGTTGAAGGCCAGGCCGTTCAGACTGGCGCCGTTCAGGGCAACACCGTTGAAACTGGTGCCGTTCAGGGCGACGCCATTCAGCCCGACTCCGTTGGAGATGACGCTCCCGGGCCTGCCTCCCCTGCCGTTCAGGTCTTGAGGAGTCTGAGTCGCGCCGCCCTGCGACAACGACGCGATGAAGAGGGCCGTCACGGCGGCGGACGCTGCTTTTGTCTTCATGTCTGCTTCTCCTGGAGGTCGCCCCGGTTCGGAGGGCGAGAGAGAGGTCGGTGAACGGGCCTGGTCGTGCGGCAGAATTCCGGGAGGGACCTCCTGTGCGGTGCGGAAGTGGCGGGGGGATGGAGTCACGAGCGACCCTGCCGCTTTCCCTCGTGCTGGGCGCATGGTGCCTGGCAGGGCGTCTAGAAAGCGTCCAACGTGTACGGAAGTCGGAGCTCACCTCGACGCCGCTCGTGACCGTCAGGATCACGGCGAGGTCCACCCCACCGCCGGGGGCGCTGGCCCCGCGCAACCACAGGGGAGGCCCAGCCCAGCACCCTAACGATCAGCCAGGCGAGCGGCACCGCGAGGAACAGCCGGAGGAGTAGGAGCGGGACGGGCAGCTCGTCACGCTTTTCCTACACGGTGGCATGCCACTGACCGAGCGACGCCGTGAGAGAAACGCTGATCTGAGGGACAGACGTGGCGGCTTCCTCCACAACGGCAAACGAACCGGGCCAGCGTCACCGACCCGAGAGCGGCAAGGGCAAGTCCACACGACCTGGAGACGGGACCTTCTGCGAACCCCAGTTTGCGATGTGGAACCGGCTTCGAGCCACGACTGGTCGCTGGTCCAGTGACAGTACGGCTCCCCCCGGCAAGGCCTCATTTCATCCCCTCCAGCTTCAGGAACCCGACGACGCGCGGCGTCTGCGGTCACCCGTACAACCGGGTCACCAACGGTCACACAGAGCTTTCGTGGCCGCCCTCGCTCGCGGGAAAGAAACGACCGCTGCGTCATGACCCCCGGCGGCTCATGACATGTGGACAGCACTTCTCACTTCTGCACAGCGCTCACCGATGCAGTCATCCGGCCCCCACCGACGTGCAGAAGGGGTTCACTCCTGTCCCTGGCTCGGCGCCACACGCCCCACGCGCGCCAGCACCTGCCGCACATCCAGCGAGGGGTCTTGCCGTAATGCCCCCGTGGCCGCAGCAGGCAGGTCCGGGCGGGCCGCGACGGTCACCCGCACGCCATAGTCGGGGTCGACGGTCAGCGCCTCCAGCACGTCTGGTGGGAGATCCGGGCGCCCCGCGAGCCGGGCCCGCACCTGCCACGCCGCGTGTCCAAGCAGGGCATGAAGGTCGGCGTGCGAAAGGTCCGGGCGCACCGCCAGCGCTTCCTGAAACTCGGCCCGGGGATGCCGCTGAGCGTAAGCTCGCAACCACGCCGGCGCCGCCGGGTGGCGCACCAGCGTCAGCACCGTCTCGCGCGGCCAGCCCTGCACGAGGCCCGGCTGGGCCAAGCGCAGTAGCGGCAGGGCCGGATTGCCCAGCACCTCACCGGGGAATTCGGCGGCGAGCTGCCCCACCACCTCCGGCGGCGTGTTGGGGTGGGCCGCCACTGCCGCGCGCACCGCCGCGTCCGGGTGCCGGGCCAGGTCCTCCAGTTGGGAGGCGCCGACCCGCGGGCCGGGTAGCGGGGACAGGGACTCAGGTGTCATCCGCTACTTCCTGAAGGGCCGGCGCTGCGAGGTGCAGGGCGTGCAGGCGCAGATCCTCGGGCCATGCCTCCACCACAGCCCGGAACCCCGCACCATCACCCGCGTACAGGGCGCGGCTGGCCTCCTCGGCACCGGGCAGGTCGCCGCCCAGCACGGTTAGGAAGCGGTCGGCGCTCTGGGCCGCCAGCCGTCGCCGCTCGGCGGCCGGATCGGCCCGGCGCGCCTCGTCGACCAATCGGCGTAGGGTCGCAGAGGCGCCGTTCGGGTGACTTTCCAGCCAGTCCCAGTGGCACGGCAGCAGCGAGACCTCGCGCGAGACGACGCCCAGCTTCGGGCGGCCTGGGCCGGTTCGGGGAGGTGCTGGCGCGTGGCGGTCCAGCACTTCCTCCAGCGTGCCGCGCAGGTCGAAGTCCGTGGTGCGACCCGTCTGATCGTCGAAGATCAGCAGGGGCAGGGTGGGGTCGCGCTGGAAGTCGCCTTTGAGGAACGTCAGCACGTCGTGGAGGGGAGCGGTCAAGAGCCGACGCTGACCCTGGAAGACGGTGTAGGTGGGGAGCGTGGTCATGTCCGAATATGACCCGGGTCAAAACCGTGAGGCATCGGCCAAGTGGCCTGCTGGTGCCCCTGTGATCCTGACTGCGAACCGACTCGGGGGCCGTCTGGAACGCACCGACCGTTGGCGGGCCAAGCCACACGTTCGCGCCCAGGAAGAGGGGTTCTGGCAACTAAACGACGAGCAGGCCGATGGTCAGAGTGGGCAGCCTGACGTTCAGGCGGCCCGCCGCACCACGTCACCCCAGCGGGTGCAGCCTGGGGCCCGGCACGAGGATAAGGTCGCCTGCCTGGGGCGGTGGGGGAAGCGCGAAGGGACCGAGCGGCAGACCCTGTGCGCTCATGACGCTGGTCGTGAACGCGTGGAAGTTCAGGACGGAGGGGGCGCCGAAGCGCGCCGTGGTCTCGAGGACCTGGGCGGGGACGCCGAGGTCGAGCAGGTTCACCTTCGGCAACACCAGGAACAACACCCGGCACAGCGGAGGTGCGTCTTCCGGGAGACGTTCGTGGAACACGAGGGGGGTCAGTCATGCCCTGAGCTGAGGCGCCGCCAGCCAGCTCGACCAGGGAGACGAGAGCCATTCTCCGGGCGGATGTGGTGCGGGACCACTTGAGCAAACAGCCGTCAGGAGAATGGGGCAGGCGCCGGAAGGCACCTTCCTCTTCCTCGTAGGGGTGTTCGCGAACGGGCGTTCGACCCTCACCGCTGACGCGGTGCTGGGCGCGGTGGAGGTTCAAGGCCATGACCCAG
This sequence is a window from Deinococcus aestuarii. Protein-coding genes within it:
- a CDS encoding DUF2336 domain-containing protein, which codes for MTPESLSPLPGPRVGASQLEDLARHPDAAVRAAVAAHPNTPPEVVGQLAAEFPGEVLGNPALPLLRLAQPGLVQGWPRETVLTLVRHPAAPAWLRAYAQRHPRAEFQEALAVRPDLSHADLHALLGHAAWQVRARLAGRPDLPPDVLEALTVDPDYGVRVTVAARPDLPAAATGALRQDPSLDVRQVLARVGRVAPSQGQE
- a CDS encoding DUF2239 family protein, whose translation is MTTLPTYTVFQGQRRLLTAPLHDVLTFLKGDFQRDPTLPLLIFDDQTGRTTDFDLRGTLEEVLDRHAPAPPRTGPGRPKLGVVSREVSLLPCHWDWLESHPNGASATLRRLVDEARRADPAAERRRLAAQSADRFLTVLGGDLPGAEEASRALYAGDGAGFRAVVEAWPEDLRLHALHLAAPALQEVADDT